In Anseongella ginsenosidimutans, one genomic interval encodes:
- a CDS encoding cupin domain-containing protein, translated as MNENFTGTAYLQMLMEADSLNSISVGNVTFEPGARSNWHLHPAGQILLVTDGVGYYQEKGQSKKILRKGDAVKCPPNTPHWHGASADTAFIQVAITGRENGPTVWLEEVTDEEYHSEPER; from the coding sequence ATGAACGAAAATTTCACCGGAACCGCCTATCTGCAAATGCTGATGGAAGCGGACAGCCTTAACTCCATATCCGTTGGAAATGTAACTTTTGAACCCGGAGCTAGGAGCAACTGGCATTTGCACCCGGCAGGGCAGATATTACTGGTAACCGATGGTGTTGGGTATTATCAGGAAAAAGGACAATCCAAAAAAATACTTCGCAAAGGCGATGCAGTAAAATGCCCGCCCAATACCCCTCATTGGCATGGAGCAAGTGCGGATACTGCTTTTATCCAGGTGGCAATAACCGGAAGGGAAAACGGGCCAACCGTTTGGTTGGAAGAAGTAACGGATGAAGAATATCACAGCGAACCAGAGCGTTAG
- a CDS encoding carboxymuconolactone decarboxylase family protein codes for MLATLMTMVAMFSTVNAQQKSKAEEPLSPKQESIIVIASYTAQGGLENLHQALGTGLDNGLTVNQIKEAIVHAYAYCGFPRSIRGLQTFMEVLDERKARGINDDWGPEASPIADERNKYERGAETLYELTGKKWDKPESGYGAFSPEIDRFLKEHLFADIFERDVLSYAERELVTVSVLSGIGGVEPMLRSHLNICLNVGLTPKQLQQFAGIIKRTIGKQEAKAVQTALDEVL; via the coding sequence GTGTTGGCAACATTAATGACGATGGTTGCTATGTTTTCAACCGTAAACGCGCAGCAAAAAAGCAAAGCAGAAGAGCCATTAAGCCCTAAACAGGAAAGCATAATTGTCATTGCATCCTATACGGCGCAGGGCGGCCTGGAAAATTTGCACCAGGCGCTTGGAACCGGATTGGACAATGGCTTAACCGTTAACCAGATCAAGGAAGCCATCGTTCATGCATATGCTTACTGCGGTTTCCCGCGAAGTATCCGCGGATTGCAAACCTTTATGGAAGTATTGGATGAGCGGAAAGCCCGGGGTATCAACGACGATTGGGGCCCGGAAGCATCACCCATTGCGGATGAAAGAAACAAGTACGAACGGGGCGCAGAAACCCTGTATGAACTGACCGGCAAAAAATGGGATAAGCCGGAATCGGGCTACGGAGCCTTTTCCCCTGAAATTGACCGCTTCCTCAAAGAGCATCTTTTCGCGGATATTTTTGAACGCGATGTGTTAAGCTATGCCGAAAGGGAGCTGGTGACCGTATCGGTACTTAGCGGCATTGGCGGAGTAGAACCCATGCTTCGATCACATTTGAATATCTGCCTGAATGTAGGGCTTACCCCAAAACAATTACAGCAATTTGCAGGCATTATCAAACGGACAATTGGTAAACAGGAAGCAAAAGCGGTACAGACCGCGTTGGATGAAGTGTTATGA
- a CDS encoding alpha/beta hydrolase: protein MKKLTLIVALAMSTVDSITVNAQSTQKGRPQNPWTLVYDGAITENVEGKVNIHPVTYKISVIEIAANVYTPPDYDASQKYPAVVVAHPNGGVKEQVAGLYAQRLAEQGYITIAADAACQGASSGEPRNVDKPANRIEDIQGMADFISQYKGVDTAKLGLLGICGGGGYALKATQGDKRFNAVATLSMFNSGLVRRNGFQNSELATVQERLQQALDARALEAAGGEVRYAADIEWSDEMADKMPFALYREGHYYYHRTHAHPNSTFRYTMSSLPDLMTWDAATNLELINQPLLMIAGSKADTKYMTDEAFSKAINAKNKEQRTIPD, encoded by the coding sequence ATGAAAAAGTTAACATTGATCGTCGCATTAGCGATGTCAACAGTAGATTCTATTACAGTTAATGCACAATCTACTCAAAAAGGACGTCCACAAAATCCCTGGACGCTTGTCTATGATGGTGCAATTACCGAAAACGTAGAGGGAAAAGTAAATATCCATCCGGTTACTTATAAAATCAGCGTTATTGAAATAGCTGCCAATGTTTACACACCGCCTGACTACGATGCTTCGCAGAAATATCCGGCGGTGGTTGTTGCACATCCCAATGGAGGTGTGAAGGAACAGGTTGCGGGTTTATATGCCCAGCGGTTAGCGGAACAGGGATATATTACCATCGCGGCAGATGCAGCCTGCCAGGGAGCCAGTAGCGGAGAACCCCGCAACGTGGATAAGCCGGCAAACCGGATTGAGGATATCCAAGGGATGGCTGATTTTATTTCTCAATATAAAGGGGTTGACACTGCAAAACTTGGATTACTCGGCATTTGCGGTGGCGGAGGCTATGCGTTAAAGGCAACACAGGGTGATAAACGGTTTAACGCAGTAGCGACCCTGAGCATGTTCAATTCAGGTTTGGTAAGACGTAACGGCTTTCAGAATTCCGAATTGGCTACGGTCCAGGAACGATTACAACAAGCTTTGGATGCCCGGGCATTGGAAGCAGCCGGAGGCGAAGTACGTTACGCTGCCGATATAGAGTGGTCCGATGAAATGGCGGACAAGATGCCTTTTGCTCTGTACCGCGAAGGTCATTATTACTACCATAGAACCCATGCACATCCGAACTCCACATTCAGGTACACGATGAGCAGCCTGCCCGACTTAATGACTTGGGATGCGGCCACAAATTTGGAACTGATCAACCAACCCTTATTAATGATTGCAGGAAGCAAAGCCGATACAAAATATATGACAGATGAAGCATTCAGTAAAGCAATCAATGCAAAAAACAAAGAACAAAGAACTATTCCTGATTGA